A single Bifidobacterium asteroides DNA region contains:
- a CDS encoding DUF7134 domain-containing protein: MLLPDALFAILLLLLLSGSTANLKDGALIPLQENLILMWTVLLIAPVVIRRRFPDLAAWLFVAVALAQLLLGPAIMPADAVCLVMVYSCLLYGRPSLRRLYLTLAWVMTPLSCLIFTLVDLGFLPPGRAQPDRISMWPISFRELATTFLSNFLIEALLLLVAIVAAYWTRTRRDALDEARRRNHALALQAEQSAALSASAERARIARDMHDVVAHTLSIVIVQADAGRYAATADASLALKTMRTIDQESRRALRELSSLFGKLKSPTYPAAATSQKAADSPPNQHPSSPSPTDPADIHTLDQSQATAQTNSARQSTNTRDRNPAGTDCTQPSQASDYLHTSKETSAANTAKANVDTADDACIWPSVATSSGNPPTSYESWTNLIDAAQLAQPESQFNRRLEGRPHPEKLDRSRAMTAYRVLQEALTNVRKHAAPASDVRIEEQWLTDGLCLTIDDQPLDHATTNSDSPPQMDQPEHSVFGLLGMRERLTSLGGSLQAGPKPEGGYHLQARIPFATPPKSDPEAGIHANRQMQWSLRSIVSTLFVWFQRHPLTADLGLVIGVVLVENPGQALAIAPVTPQYDPGRPARIIATLAITLPLILRRVRPGICAAIVAAVAALLLLFSPWLPEAAVLSPIAVYSAMVYGKDKTRHWVPFAVITDMVLWAVRCAANNQGCPTILSYMTEGPAEASFSASHLALFIVMTAPALICLLTILIASRRRTRGSVLLLQQERERALNQTLQESQALAANQERELIGATMQVEVATTLNTVIASTGKAIAELNDYQVKEVDPPPEQVAQAFGDIATQGRQALARMRQLLTVLRHSSSTDLHSNTDTTDVSDESPNSDRNHMVDPTHKTTPSPALHPAKPLPVDLDDQPDNPPQHSQQDKESKHV; this comes from the coding sequence ATGCTGCTGCCTGACGCTCTCTTCGCCATCCTTCTGTTGCTTCTATTGAGTGGCTCCACCGCCAATCTCAAAGATGGGGCCCTGATCCCCTTGCAGGAAAACCTAATCCTGATGTGGACGGTCCTGCTCATAGCCCCTGTCGTTATCCGTCGTCGATTCCCCGACCTGGCAGCCTGGCTCTTCGTCGCTGTGGCTCTGGCTCAGCTTTTGTTGGGGCCAGCCATCATGCCCGCCGATGCAGTCTGCCTGGTTATGGTCTATTCATGTCTGCTCTATGGACGCCCATCCTTGCGTCGACTCTACCTGACCTTGGCCTGGGTCATGACGCCCTTATCCTGCCTTATCTTCACATTGGTCGATTTGGGTTTTCTGCCTCCGGGTAGAGCACAGCCGGATCGCATCTCAATGTGGCCGATCTCATTCAGAGAACTGGCGACCACCTTCCTATCGAATTTCCTGATCGAAGCGCTCTTACTGCTCGTAGCCATCGTCGCAGCCTACTGGACGCGGACCAGGCGAGATGCCCTTGACGAGGCCCGGCGACGCAACCACGCCCTGGCTCTGCAGGCAGAACAGAGCGCCGCCCTGTCTGCCAGTGCTGAGCGGGCCCGCATAGCGCGTGACATGCACGATGTCGTCGCCCACACACTGTCCATCGTCATCGTGCAGGCGGATGCCGGCAGATACGCAGCCACTGCCGATGCGAGCCTGGCCCTCAAGACCATGCGCACCATCGATCAAGAGAGCCGTCGCGCCCTACGCGAGCTGAGCTCCCTCTTCGGCAAACTTAAATCACCGACCTACCCAGCGGCCGCAACCAGCCAAAAAGCAGCGGATTCCCCTCCCAATCAGCACCCGTCTTCCCCATCACCAACGGATCCTGCCGACATCCATACCCTTGACCAATCTCAAGCAACTGCCCAAACGAATTCCGCTCGTCAATCCACGAACACTCGTGATCGGAATCCAGCCGGAACAGATTGCACTCAGCCAAGTCAAGCGAGCGACTATCTTCACACAAGCAAAGAAACTTCAGCTGCTAATACTGCCAAGGCCAACGTTGATACGGCCGACGATGCGTGTATTTGGCCCTCAGTTGCCACCTCTTCAGGCAATCCGCCAACCAGCTACGAATCATGGACAAACTTGATAGATGCCGCCCAACTTGCTCAGCCAGAATCTCAATTCAACCGACGCCTCGAAGGCCGGCCCCACCCGGAAAAGTTGGATCGCAGCCGCGCCATGACTGCTTATCGGGTCCTTCAAGAAGCCTTGACCAATGTTCGCAAACATGCCGCTCCGGCTTCGGATGTGCGGATTGAAGAGCAGTGGCTCACAGATGGTCTGTGCCTCACCATTGACGACCAACCGCTCGACCATGCCACTACCAATTCAGATTCTCCGCCGCAGATGGATCAACCTGAGCATTCAGTTTTCGGCCTTTTGGGAATGCGCGAACGACTGACTTCCCTGGGAGGCAGCCTTCAAGCTGGTCCCAAGCCAGAAGGCGGTTACCACCTCCAGGCGCGAATTCCTTTTGCTACTCCGCCAAAATCCGACCCTGAAGCAGGAATACATGCCAACCGACAAATGCAATGGTCCCTGCGTTCGATTGTCTCCACGCTCTTCGTTTGGTTTCAACGCCATCCGTTGACGGCCGACCTGGGTCTGGTAATCGGAGTCGTTTTGGTAGAAAATCCAGGCCAAGCTCTTGCCATAGCACCTGTCACTCCCCAATATGATCCAGGCCGGCCAGCAAGAATCATTGCCACACTAGCTATCACTTTGCCTCTGATTCTGCGCAGGGTCCGTCCGGGCATTTGCGCCGCCATAGTGGCTGCAGTCGCCGCCCTGCTGCTGCTCTTCTCGCCCTGGCTGCCGGAAGCTGCAGTCTTATCCCCAATCGCCGTCTATTCAGCAATGGTTTACGGTAAAGACAAAACCAGGCACTGGGTCCCGTTCGCGGTCATCACGGATATGGTTTTGTGGGCTGTCAGATGTGCAGCCAATAACCAAGGGTGTCCCACCATTTTGTCTTACATGACAGAAGGACCGGCAGAAGCCTCTTTTTCTGCATCCCATTTAGCGCTTTTTATAGTGATGACCGCACCGGCCTTGATCTGTCTGCTGACCATTCTGATTGCCTCACGCCGACGCACTCGTGGTTCGGTCCTGCTTCTCCAGCAGGAACGCGAGCGCGCGCTAAACCAGACCTTGCAGGAAAGCCAGGCTCTGGCAGCCAATCAAGAGCGGGAACTCATCGGTGCCACCATGCAGGTAGAAGTGGCCACCACACTGAATACAGTCATTGCATCCACCGGCAAGGCCATCGCCGAGTTGAACGATTACCAAGTCAAGGAGGTGGATCCTCCCCCAGAGCAGGTAGCACAAGCCTTCGGCGACATTGCAACCCAAGGACGCCAGGCCCTGGCTCGTATGCGACAACTACTCACAGTCCTGCGTCACAGTTCCAGCACTGATTTGCACTCAAACACTGACACCACCGACGTGTCAGACGAGAGCCCCAATTCAGACAGGAACCATATGGTCGATCCCACCCACAAGACCACACCTTCGCCGGCTCTTCACCCAGCCAAACCCCTGCCAGTAGATCTTGACGATCAGCCTGACAACCCTCCGCAACATTCGCAACAGGATAAGGAATCAAAGCATGTCTAA
- a CDS encoding response regulator, producing the protein MERTEPISVAIVDDQDLVRAGFAMVIGSQDDMTVVGQGADGEQAVDLASRLRPDVILMDVRMPGMDGLTATRQITALSPDRPEPRVIVLTTFDLDEYVMAAIKAGASGFLLKDTEPETLLSSIRTVHRGNAIIAPSATKRLIEHMAHDMPEAESMPSGSTYRDPEADLLTDRELQVLVHIAQGLSNQEIADNLGISLPTVKTHVTHILQKINARDRVQAVVFAYENHLV; encoded by the coding sequence ATGGAACGGACCGAACCCATCAGCGTTGCCATCGTGGATGATCAGGATCTGGTCCGGGCTGGCTTTGCCATGGTCATCGGCTCCCAGGATGACATGACCGTGGTTGGCCAAGGCGCGGACGGCGAGCAAGCGGTGGACTTGGCTTCACGCCTGCGGCCTGATGTGATCCTTATGGATGTCCGCATGCCCGGCATGGATGGTTTGACAGCCACCCGCCAGATCACTGCTCTGTCGCCTGACCGTCCGGAGCCCAGGGTCATTGTGCTGACCACCTTTGATCTTGACGAATACGTCATGGCTGCTATAAAAGCCGGCGCATCGGGATTTCTGCTCAAGGATACCGAGCCTGAAACCCTCCTGTCCTCCATCCGTACAGTCCACCGGGGCAACGCGATCATTGCCCCTTCGGCCACAAAACGTCTGATAGAACACATGGCCCATGACATGCCTGAGGCCGAATCCATGCCTTCGGGATCGACCTATCGCGATCCCGAAGCAGACCTACTCACTGACCGCGAGCTTCAGGTTCTTGTTCACATAGCCCAAGGCCTGAGCAACCAGGAGATTGCCGACAATCTGGGAATCTCACTGCCCACGGTGAAAACCCATGTCACTCATATTCTCCAGAAAATCAATGCCCGCGACCGTGTCCAAGCAGTGGTCTTCGCTTACGAAAACCATCTGGTATGA
- a CDS encoding ABC transporter permease → MMKRDARMMMPAGLAIVIGTLFMCLTLLFGNVANASMRREISMDAGQANYAVTSRRDQDKPILYDEFDSRGLSKLQGVRGLRPDVNLMVDMEANGQSSKGILAIMGARQELMPIDLDRGQWPDSDDQVVLPRSVADRLRAGIGDKVRLHLSPLMLPESDSAQDSSNKESLVDQGTANLTISGISKSRGGQYDDFGGAVVLTGSRIDRLLTKVGMAGPASPPVENIYLLVNGQGKDLQNTLHDISRYVPDGYRLEDRRAMEDRLLSEQTGNGVNIMTVFLMTFGVLAMVVAALVIANTFQIMVARQRRYLALLRVIGADRRQIRLGVLQQALLLGVISSLIGILLAMGLMGLAGCLGLHSGTMELALLLTPAALLVPFALGVLATLVAAFGSTRTAIRVRPLEALQPVDYQEQGSRKRTGLLISILLAVIGIAFVIWSSWRVRELVRTNAGDTVQTTNQQELLLGLAVLGVLLIFLGVLTGARRWIPALLRCLGRPVSRIGPSCRVGVANIARNPSRVAATGVALLIGVTLVSTLATGAVTTKRTLAKDIDQRYSLDIEISGQGLNKNNVRAIERIKGVADAELVQRFNAKVESGGPSQDSMTVYALDASRIRRVLHADLGPDTQKSDALLVSTRTISKHSGYQNGSQLKLSMADPQTDDERGKETLARRTLTGVFAGFGGLDTSGVYAITDSRNVAGINTKAHEIWIRTQGDRDAALLLDDIRQAVGEHDDMAISGGLTQKRLWGERIDSLLAIMVALLGVAVIIALIGVSNTLMMSVLERRRENATLRAIGMSSVQVRRSLGVEACMIALGASLAGIVLGMLFGWIGAYQVFVPLGSVTFTVPWSAFALILPVALLAAVVASVLPAREAVKVSPIEALSDD, encoded by the coding sequence ATGATGAAGCGCGATGCGCGAATGATGATGCCGGCTGGTCTGGCCATCGTGATCGGCACCCTCTTTATGTGCCTGACACTTCTTTTTGGCAACGTGGCGAACGCCTCCATGCGCCGCGAGATCAGTATGGATGCCGGTCAAGCCAATTATGCTGTGACTTCCAGAAGGGATCAGGACAAGCCAATTCTGTACGACGAGTTCGATAGCAGGGGACTGTCGAAACTGCAAGGGGTTCGTGGTCTGCGCCCCGATGTCAACCTCATGGTGGACATGGAAGCAAACGGTCAGTCCAGCAAGGGGATTCTGGCGATTATGGGTGCCAGGCAGGAGCTCATGCCTATCGATTTGGATCGGGGACAATGGCCGGATTCAGACGATCAGGTGGTACTGCCGCGTTCCGTCGCTGACAGGCTCCGGGCGGGCATTGGGGATAAGGTGCGCCTCCATCTGTCCCCGCTGATGCTCCCAGAAAGTGACAGTGCTCAGGATTCTTCAAATAAAGAAAGCCTTGTTGACCAAGGCACTGCGAACTTGACCATCTCAGGTATCAGCAAGAGCCGTGGTGGACAGTACGACGACTTCGGCGGAGCCGTGGTGCTGACGGGTTCTCGGATTGATCGTCTGCTGACTAAGGTGGGAATGGCTGGACCGGCGTCCCCTCCTGTGGAAAACATCTATCTGTTGGTTAATGGCCAAGGCAAGGACCTCCAGAACACGCTGCATGATATCAGCCGATACGTTCCCGACGGATACCGGCTGGAGGACCGTCGGGCCATGGAGGACAGGCTGCTCAGTGAGCAGACAGGCAATGGCGTGAACATCATGACTGTCTTCCTCATGACTTTCGGTGTGCTGGCCATGGTAGTGGCTGCCTTGGTGATTGCCAACACCTTCCAGATCATGGTGGCCAGACAGCGCAGGTATCTGGCCCTGCTGAGGGTTATTGGTGCGGATCGACGGCAAATCAGGTTAGGCGTGCTGCAGCAGGCCCTGCTTCTTGGTGTCATATCGTCCTTGATTGGCATCCTGCTGGCTATGGGCTTGATGGGTCTTGCCGGATGCCTTGGTTTGCATTCGGGCACCATGGAACTTGCACTTCTGCTTACTCCTGCTGCCCTTCTGGTTCCGTTTGCGCTTGGAGTTCTGGCAACCTTGGTGGCTGCCTTTGGGTCTACTCGTACGGCTATCAGGGTCAGACCGCTTGAAGCCCTGCAGCCAGTGGATTATCAGGAGCAAGGAAGCAGGAAACGGACCGGTCTGCTGATCAGCATCCTGTTGGCGGTCATTGGCATAGCGTTCGTGATCTGGTCCTCTTGGCGTGTCAGGGAGCTAGTCAGGACAAACGCCGGCGATACAGTCCAGACCACTAATCAGCAGGAACTCTTGCTGGGTCTCGCGGTATTGGGTGTTTTGCTGATTTTCCTGGGTGTGCTGACCGGTGCGCGTCGGTGGATTCCAGCTCTTCTGCGTTGCCTGGGTAGGCCTGTGTCCCGGATTGGACCATCTTGCAGGGTTGGAGTGGCGAATATCGCTCGAAATCCCTCACGAGTCGCTGCCACAGGTGTTGCTCTCCTGATTGGCGTAACCCTGGTCTCCACTCTGGCTACAGGTGCGGTAACCACTAAACGGACCTTGGCCAAGGATATTGATCAGCGTTATTCCTTGGATATTGAAATATCTGGTCAGGGGCTGAATAAGAATAATGTGCGGGCCATTGAACGGATCAAAGGTGTAGCTGATGCAGAGCTGGTGCAGCGATTCAATGCCAAGGTCGAGTCGGGAGGCCCCTCACAAGATTCCATGACTGTCTATGCCTTGGATGCTTCACGTATCAGGCGTGTGCTTCATGCCGATCTGGGTCCAGATACGCAAAAGTCGGATGCACTGCTGGTATCGACCAGAACGATTTCCAAGCATTCCGGTTACCAGAATGGAAGTCAGTTGAAGTTGTCGATGGCTGATCCTCAGACGGACGATGAACGTGGAAAAGAGACACTTGCAAGAAGAACATTGACTGGGGTCTTTGCAGGATTCGGCGGGCTGGATACCAGTGGCGTCTATGCAATCACGGACTCCCGGAATGTCGCTGGGATAAACACCAAGGCGCATGAAATCTGGATCAGGACGCAAGGAGATCGCGATGCCGCACTGCTCTTGGATGACATACGTCAGGCTGTCGGAGAGCATGATGACATGGCTATCAGCGGTGGGCTGACGCAAAAGAGGCTATGGGGCGAAAGAATCGATTCCTTGTTGGCGATCATGGTGGCATTGCTGGGCGTTGCCGTCATCATTGCCCTCATAGGGGTCTCCAACACTTTGATGATGTCGGTGCTGGAACGCCGTCGTGAGAACGCCACGCTCAGAGCAATCGGCATGAGCAGCGTCCAGGTTCGCCGATCCTTGGGAGTCGAAGCCTGCATGATTGCCCTAGGAGCCAGTCTGGCTGGAATCGTTCTAGGAATGCTATTCGGGTGGATAGGAGCCTATCAGGTCTTTGTGCCCTTAGGATCCGTGACCTTCACCGTGCCATGGTCGGCTTTTGCGCTGATACTGCCAGTGGCCTTGCTGGCTGCGGTGGTAGCTAGTGTGCTGCCAGCCAGGGAGGCAGTCAAGGTTTCACCCATTGAGGCGCTCAGTGACGATTGA
- a CDS encoding ABC transporter ATP-binding protein, producing MQHKTDTASSQGLIDSAGPGVAGPPAVSARQLTKDYGQGSSAVHALRGIDVNFEQGQFTAIMGPSGSGKSTLMHVLAGLDTVTSGHVYMAADLLYPKSRHRHHPSIDQAGRVDLTRLDDRQLTLIRRRHLGFIFQSFNLLPMFTAKQNILMPLVLDGVRPDNSWMEQLIETLGLSERLDHLPGELSGGQQQRVAIARALITKPGLVFADEPTGNLDLAASTGVLKFLRDSVRELNQTVIMVTHDAYAASYADRALVFADGQIVADRQNPTVKAMNDLLAEQVSAGAAGYSQVQD from the coding sequence ATGCAGCACAAAACGGATACCGCGTCTTCGCAAGGGTTAATCGACAGTGCAGGCCCAGGCGTCGCGGGACCACCGGCCGTCAGCGCCAGGCAGCTGACCAAGGATTATGGGCAAGGTTCGAGTGCTGTCCATGCCCTGCGCGGAATCGACGTGAATTTCGAGCAAGGCCAGTTCACGGCCATCATGGGGCCTTCAGGTTCGGGCAAGTCAACGCTTATGCACGTTCTAGCCGGTCTGGATACTGTCACCTCTGGTCATGTCTATATGGCCGCTGATCTTCTGTACCCGAAGAGTAGGCATCGTCATCATCCATCGATCGATCAGGCTGGCCGAGTCGACCTGACACGACTGGACGACCGTCAGCTGACCCTGATCAGGCGGCGGCATCTGGGATTCATCTTCCAGAGCTTCAACCTGCTGCCTATGTTCACGGCCAAACAGAACATCCTCATGCCGCTGGTACTGGACGGCGTTCGGCCCGACAACTCGTGGATGGAGCAGCTGATAGAGACGCTGGGTTTGTCGGAGAGGCTGGACCATCTTCCCGGTGAATTATCCGGGGGACAGCAGCAGCGGGTCGCCATCGCCAGAGCGCTGATAACCAAACCCGGTCTGGTCTTCGCGGACGAACCGACGGGGAACCTGGACCTGGCCGCAAGCACTGGTGTTCTGAAGTTCCTGCGCGATTCCGTACGTGAGCTGAATCAGACCGTCATCATGGTCACTCATGATGCCTATGCCGCATCCTATGCCGACCGTGCGCTGGTCTTTGCCGACGGACAGATCGTTGCGGACCGACAGAATCCGACGGTGAAAGCCATGAACGATCTTCTGGCTGAACAAGTTTCGGCTGGCGCTGCTGGCTATTCCCAGGTACAGGACTAG
- a CDS encoding ABC transporter permease, translating to MMVPAGIAIVVGTLFIAMTFLFGNTMDVSMRRMVSSDAAQANYAIIPAEGNHSEQKRVKDFKAEELAKVPGVHAVRSDVQLMVDVRAGKIKSESVIAIPMADSSLMPVGLSKGSWPSADDQVVLPGPTVSRLKLSLGDKVNLNLSPNMLYISEDLGPKGQASADQVAGRFISKPLTLSGVSANQGNEGDRFGESGGAIVLTPKTIDALMATAGLGDMGNLYAQNIYLNVGGQGSDLDGSLASLRKLMPSGYSLEDRHTMEDRLVKTALGGSQNPVTTFLLVFGTLAMFVAATVIANTFQVMVARQRRYLALLRTIGANKSQVRASVLMRSIILGAVASLIGVGAAIGIMAILGAAKAHTSSLYFQLKLTPAVILVPLVFGIVVTVLASLGSSWAATRVSPLEALRPADLLQNKRTSRIRLFVSVVMILLGITMTVWSLWQVRLNVTADKASKASGDGPNIVAVMAVIGIVLAFLGILLSANRWIPFMLKGVGSLVSRIGPSSTIAVANIARNHSRVAATGTALLIGVTLVATLTTGAASAKQTMDDMMDEHYSVDLQISADGLDAKALNAIRQIDGVAQAELVPQYAAMVKSGGENGAGMTIFALDSNKIDRLLNTKVGQDFSGQDALLLPKSLMDKQKDFHDGGNLGLNILNPIQGDAQGGSATVAQRLFVTSVYAPFQGIDASDLYGLTDSSSLNGAQPQTVQIWAKVDGSPTVSEFIDKVKSALSGYSAVSVKGGLAEKQQWDRTIDNLLMIILALLAVAVAIALIGVANTLSLSVLERRRESATLRAIGMTRKQIRRSLAVESGLIALGSSLSGMVLGLLFGWAAAYEIFSSLGTVAFPIPWSTGLVILVVALVAAILASVLPARRVNRTPPVVALAEE from the coding sequence ATGATGGTTCCCGCCGGCATCGCCATTGTCGTCGGAACACTGTTTATCGCCATGACCTTCCTCTTCGGCAACACCATGGATGTTTCCATGCGGCGGATGGTCTCATCCGATGCCGCCCAGGCCAACTACGCCATCATCCCAGCGGAAGGCAACCATTCAGAGCAGAAAAGGGTGAAGGACTTCAAAGCCGAGGAGCTGGCAAAAGTCCCAGGTGTTCACGCAGTCAGATCAGACGTCCAGCTCATGGTTGATGTCCGTGCCGGCAAGATCAAGAGCGAGAGCGTGATTGCCATTCCTATGGCGGATTCATCGCTGATGCCGGTCGGTCTGTCCAAGGGATCCTGGCCCAGCGCTGATGACCAGGTGGTTCTACCCGGGCCGACTGTGTCCAGGCTCAAGCTCTCCCTGGGTGACAAGGTGAATCTGAACCTCTCGCCTAACATGCTGTATATTTCCGAGGACCTGGGGCCAAAAGGGCAAGCCAGTGCTGACCAGGTTGCGGGCAGGTTCATATCGAAGCCGCTGACCTTGTCGGGTGTCAGTGCGAACCAGGGCAACGAGGGCGACAGGTTTGGCGAATCGGGCGGCGCAATCGTGCTGACCCCCAAGACCATAGATGCTTTGATGGCTACAGCAGGTCTTGGCGACATGGGTAACCTGTATGCCCAGAACATCTACCTGAATGTTGGCGGACAGGGCAGCGACCTCGATGGGAGTCTGGCCTCTTTGCGTAAGCTCATGCCTTCCGGCTATTCCCTTGAAGATCGTCACACTATGGAGGACCGACTGGTCAAGACCGCGCTCGGCGGTTCCCAAAACCCCGTGACTACCTTCCTTCTGGTATTCGGCACGCTGGCCATGTTCGTGGCTGCCACCGTCATAGCCAACACCTTCCAGGTCATGGTGGCTCGGCAACGTCGCTACCTGGCCCTCCTGAGGACGATTGGCGCCAATAAGAGTCAGGTCAGGGCCAGCGTCCTGATGCGTTCCATTATCCTGGGCGCTGTGGCCTCCCTGATCGGGGTCGGCGCCGCCATCGGCATCATGGCCATTCTGGGTGCAGCCAAGGCTCATACGAGTTCCCTCTACTTTCAATTGAAGTTGACTCCGGCAGTTATCCTGGTGCCTCTCGTTTTCGGCATCGTCGTTACGGTTTTGGCCTCCTTGGGATCTTCATGGGCCGCCACCAGGGTCAGTCCTTTGGAGGCGCTGAGGCCTGCCGATCTTTTGCAGAACAAGCGGACGAGCAGGATACGACTGTTTGTCAGCGTGGTCATGATTCTGCTGGGCATCACCATGACGGTCTGGTCTCTCTGGCAGGTCAGGCTCAATGTCACGGCAGACAAGGCCAGCAAGGCCTCCGGAGACGGGCCCAACATTGTTGCCGTGATGGCCGTCATCGGCATTGTCCTTGCCTTCCTAGGTATCCTTCTCAGTGCCAATCGTTGGATTCCTTTCATGCTCAAGGGAGTCGGATCCCTGGTTTCGCGGATTGGGCCCTCGTCCACAATCGCCGTGGCTAACATTGCACGGAATCATTCCCGTGTGGCGGCAACAGGTACCGCCCTCCTGATCGGCGTAACGCTGGTCGCCACCCTGACTACAGGCGCCGCCAGCGCCAAGCAGACCATGGACGACATGATGGATGAGCACTACTCGGTCGATCTGCAGATCAGCGCCGATGGCCTGGATGCCAAGGCTCTGAACGCCATTCGACAAATCGACGGGGTCGCGCAGGCAGAACTGGTGCCCCAATATGCTGCCATGGTCAAATCAGGCGGCGAGAACGGTGCAGGAATGACTATTTTCGCCCTGGATTCAAACAAGATCGATCGCCTCCTGAATACCAAGGTCGGCCAGGATTTTTCTGGACAAGATGCCCTGCTGCTTCCCAAAAGCCTCATGGACAAACAGAAGGATTTTCATGACGGCGGGAACCTAGGGCTCAATATACTCAACCCGATTCAAGGCGACGCTCAAGGCGGATCCGCAACGGTGGCTCAAAGACTCTTCGTGACCAGTGTCTATGCGCCCTTCCAGGGGATTGATGCCAGTGACTTATATGGCCTGACTGACTCATCCTCGCTCAATGGCGCTCAGCCTCAGACCGTGCAGATCTGGGCCAAGGTCGATGGCTCGCCAACAGTCTCGGAGTTCATAGACAAGGTGAAGAGTGCACTTTCTGGGTATTCGGCTGTTTCTGTGAAGGGCGGGCTGGCTGAGAAGCAACAGTGGGACCGGACCATCGACAACCTGCTCATGATTATCCTGGCCCTGCTGGCGGTGGCAGTTGCCATCGCATTGATTGGCGTGGCCAACACGCTTTCCCTTTCGGTGCTGGAACGCCGGCGTGAGTCCGCCACCCTGCGGGCCATTGGAATGACACGCAAGCAGATCAGACGATCCCTGGCTGTGGAATCAGGGCTGATAGCCCTGGGGTCGTCCTTGTCTGGCATGGTCCTGGGTCTGCTCTTCGGCTGGGCTGCAGCCTATGAGATCTTCTCCTCTTTGGGGACTGTGGCTTTCCCCATTCCCTGGTCCACTGGACTGGTGATTCTGGTGGTGGCGCTTGTAGCGGCGATCCTGGCAAGCGTCCTGCCAGCAAGACGTGTCAACCGGACTCCACCGGTTGTGGCTCTTGCTGAGGAATGA
- a CDS encoding ABC transporter ATP-binding protein: MKHGAKTRASSDPSSGAGEPRQIAQVAIKAKGLTKDYGSGENLVHALRGVDVEFERGRFTAIMGPSGSGKSTLMHTLAGLDTVTSGHVYLNGTDAAGVKGRRARRQGGRRGVVDLTKLNDNQLTLLRRQSLGFIFQSFNLLPMFTAKQNILMPLILDGAKPNAAWLEVLAKTLGLEDRLSHRPSELSGGQQQRVAIARALIAKPAIVFADEPTGNLDTASSTEVLSFLRDSVRELGQTIIMVTHDVFAASFADRALVFADGRIVADQDRPTVDSMNALLSEEVMASTATADSAAHR, from the coding sequence ATGAAACATGGAGCAAAGACAAGGGCGTCTTCCGATCCATCGTCCGGTGCGGGGGAACCGAGGCAGATAGCTCAGGTGGCCATCAAGGCCAAGGGGCTGACCAAGGATTATGGCAGTGGGGAGAACCTGGTCCATGCCCTGCGGGGCGTTGATGTCGAATTCGAACGGGGCAGGTTCACGGCCATCATGGGTCCCTCCGGGTCGGGCAAATCCACCCTCATGCATACCTTGGCGGGCTTGGACACCGTTACCTCCGGACATGTCTACCTGAACGGGACCGATGCCGCCGGTGTGAAGGGCAGGCGGGCCCGTCGTCAAGGAGGGCGGAGGGGCGTAGTCGACCTGACCAAGCTCAACGACAATCAGCTGACCCTCTTGAGGCGCCAGAGCCTGGGCTTCATTTTCCAGAGTTTTAACCTCCTGCCCATGTTTACGGCCAAGCAGAACATCCTCATGCCTCTGATCCTGGATGGGGCCAAGCCGAACGCAGCATGGCTGGAGGTTCTGGCCAAGACCCTGGGCCTGGAGGATAGGCTGAGCCACCGGCCCAGCGAGCTTTCGGGCGGTCAGCAGCAGCGTGTGGCCATCGCCAGGGCTCTCATCGCCAAACCTGCCATCGTTTTTGCAGACGAGCCCACGGGAAACCTGGACACGGCCTCTTCGACCGAGGTGCTCAGCTTCCTGCGGGATTCGGTCCGCGAGCTGGGGCAGACCATCATCATGGTCACACATGATGTCTTTGCGGCCTCCTTTGCCGATCGGGCTTTGGTATTTGCGGATGGGCGAATCGTGGCAGACCAAGACAGACCCACTGTGGATTCCATGAACGCCTTGCTCTCCGAGGAAGTCATGGCCTCTACAGCTACAGCTGACTCGGCTGCTCATCGCTGA